CTCACGGTCGCGGGCATCCGCCAGCCGATCAGCGAGGCCGACCAGTTCGGCGTGATCGAGACCGACCCGCTCGACCCGACGCGCATCAAGGCGTTCCGGGAGAAGCCGTCCGACCCGGTCGGGCTCGCGGACTCGCCGCTCGAGGTGCTCGCATCCATGGGCAACTACGTGGTCAACGCGGACGCGCTCATCCGTGCCGTGTCCGAGGACGCCGAGAACGTCAACAGCCGGCACGACATGGGCGGGGACATCGTGCCCGCATTCGTCGAGCGCGGCACCGCGGCGGTCTACGACTTCATCCGCAACGACGTGCCGGGCTCCACGCCGCGCGACCGCGACTACTGGCGCGACGTCGGGACGATCGACGCGTTCTACGAGGCGAACATCGACCTCATCGCGGTCGAGCCCGTGTTCAACCTGTACAACGACGAGTGGCCGCTGCACACGGGCTACACGGGCCTGCCGCCCGCCAAGTTCGTGCACGCCGGCGCGGGCCGCCTGGGCCACGCCGCGGACTCGATCGTCTCCCCCGGCGTGGTCGTCTCGGGCGCGACCGTCTCGGGCTCGGTGCTGTCCCCCGGGATCCGGCTGCACTCGTGGGCGCAGGTGACCGACTCGGTCCTGATGGACGGCGTGCAGGTCAGCCGGTACGCGCAGGTGCACCGCGCGATCCTCGACAAGAACGTCATCGTCCCCGAGCGCGCGCGCATCGGGCTCGACCACGAGCACGACCTGGCACGCGGCTTCACCGTGACCGAGTCGGGCCTGACCGTCGTGCCGAAGGGCTCGATCATCACCGACTGAGGCCGCCCGGCCACGGTGTGAACGACCCCGGTCCGACGAGGGCCGGGGTCGTTACCCTGCGTCCGTGACCGACCGCCCCCGCCCCGCCGCCGGCCTGCTCGTGATGGACGTCGACTCGACCCTCATCACGTCCGAGGTGATCGAGCTGCTCGCCGAGCACGCGGGTTCGCGGGCGCGCGTCGCGGAGGTCACCGAACGCGCCATGCGCGGTGAGCTCGACTTCACGGCGTCGCTGCACGAGCGTGTCGCGACGCTTGCCGGGCTCCCCGAGTCGGTGCTCGCTCTGGTGGCGCACGAGATCGAGCTGTCCCCCGGCGCCCGTGAGCTGGTCGCCGACGTGCAGGGCCGCGGGTGGGCCGTCGGGCTCGTCTCGGGCGGATTCGTCGAGCTGGTCGCGCCGCTGGCCGCCTCGCTGGGGATCGACCTGTTCCGCGCCAACGCGCTCGAGGTGGCGGACGGGCACCTCACGGGCCGGGTCTCCGGACCCGTCGTCGACCGGGCGGCCAAGGCGGTCGCTCTGCGGGAGTACGCCACCGCCGTGGGTGTGCCGCTCGAGCGCACGGTCGCGATCGGCGACGGCGCGAACGACCTCGACATGCTCGCGACGGCGGGGTTCGGCATCGCGTTCAACGCCAAGCCCGTGGTCGCGGCGCAGGCCGACGCGACCATCGAGGGGCGGCTCGACGCGGCGCTCGCGCTGCCGCCGCTCGCGCGCTGAGCGCCGTCAGCCGGGCGTGACCAGCCGCGCGAGCCGCGCGGCGCGGGGTGCGAGGTCGCCCCACGGACCGGTGTGCTCCAGCAGCGACCACGACGCGGTCGGTACGCCGACCTGCACACGTGCGAGCGCGGCCTCGTCGGACCCGGGTCCCGCGAGCGTCGACGCCAGGTGGGACATCGTGGGCTCGTGGCCGACCACGACGAGCGTCGCGACGTCGTCCGGTGCGTCGGCCAGCAGCGCCAGCAACGAGCGCATGCCCGCGTCGTACACCTCGTCGCGGTACTC
The Cellulomonas gilvus ATCC 13127 DNA segment above includes these coding regions:
- the serB gene encoding phosphoserine phosphatase SerB; the encoded protein is MTDRPRPAAGLLVMDVDSTLITSEVIELLAEHAGSRARVAEVTERAMRGELDFTASLHERVATLAGLPESVLALVAHEIELSPGARELVADVQGRGWAVGLVSGGFVELVAPLAASLGIDLFRANALEVADGHLTGRVSGPVVDRAAKAVALREYATAVGVPLERTVAIGDGANDLDMLATAGFGIAFNAKPVVAAQADATIEGRLDAALALPPLAR
- a CDS encoding SixA phosphatase family protein; the encoded protein is MTTSRRLVLLRHAKAEHPDGMPDHERPLALQGRRQCPGVGAALEQAGIAPDLVWCSSAVRTRQTWELVRASLAAEPRVEYRDEVYDAGMRSLLALLADAPDDVATLVVVGHEPTMSHLASTLAGPGSDEAALARVQVGVPTASWSLLEHTGPWGDLAPRAARLARLVTPG
- the glgC gene encoding glucose-1-phosphate adenylyltransferase produces the protein MATPRVLAIVLAGGEGKRLMPLTAHRAKPAVPFGGIYRLVDFALSNVINSHYLHVIVLTQYKSHSLDRHVSKTWRMSALLGNYVAAVPAQQRVGKHWYLGSADAIYQCLNIIDDERPDIVVVVGADHVYRMDFSQMVDAHIASGAELTVAGIRQPISEADQFGVIETDPLDPTRIKAFREKPSDPVGLADSPLEVLASMGNYVVNADALIRAVSEDAENVNSRHDMGGDIVPAFVERGTAAVYDFIRNDVPGSTPRDRDYWRDVGTIDAFYEANIDLIAVEPVFNLYNDEWPLHTGYTGLPPAKFVHAGAGRLGHAADSIVSPGVVVSGATVSGSVLSPGIRLHSWAQVTDSVLMDGVQVSRYAQVHRAILDKNVIVPERARIGLDHEHDLARGFTVTESGLTVVPKGSIITD